The following proteins come from a genomic window of Kocuria palustris:
- the lysS gene encoding lysine--tRNA ligase, with the protein MRRRPGRWLSWGTVTTDQTRENAASPASESSSAAVEAARSDEQRQFRMDKRAALLETGRQAYPVEVPRTHTLPQVRDGWEHLETGEETEDVVSVTGRVVFVRNTGKLCFAALQDGDGVQLQLMLSKAVVGEESLAEWKSLVDLGDFVAATGTVIRSRRGELSVMVTSWQMASKALRPLPNLYEGSELSEETRVRQRYLDLLVRQEARDVVHKRAAIISAVRRTLEDEGYIEIETPVLQLVHGGATARPFATHLNAFDQDMTLRIATELYLKRAVVGGVERVFEIGRVFRNEGVDSTHSPEFTTLEVYEAWGDQFSQAELMQRMIVAAADALGVDGPLRTAKGEIDLRGEWPWLSVYPGLSEAVGQEITPETPAEGLRAIAAEHDVSVDPAWGAEKLVIELFGEIVEPTLIQPTFVCDYPPAAQPLARPHRDKPDVIEAWDLIIGGMERGTAFSELIDPVVQRERLTEQSRLAAAGDDEAMQLDEDFLRALEHGAPPMGGLGLGLDRLIMLFTDLGIRDTILFPLMKPEKD; encoded by the coding sequence ATGCGACGGCGCCCGGGCCGATGGCTATCCTGGGGGACTGTGACCACTGATCAGACGCGCGAGAACGCAGCCAGCCCCGCATCCGAGTCCTCGTCCGCCGCGGTCGAGGCCGCCCGCAGCGACGAGCAGCGGCAGTTCCGCATGGACAAGCGCGCCGCGCTGCTCGAGACGGGTCGCCAGGCCTACCCGGTCGAGGTCCCCCGGACCCACACGCTGCCCCAGGTCCGCGACGGCTGGGAGCATCTGGAGACCGGCGAGGAGACCGAGGACGTCGTCTCCGTGACCGGGCGCGTTGTGTTCGTGCGCAACACCGGCAAGCTGTGCTTCGCGGCCCTGCAGGACGGCGACGGCGTCCAGCTGCAGCTCATGCTCTCCAAGGCGGTCGTGGGCGAGGAGTCGCTGGCCGAGTGGAAGTCCCTGGTGGACCTGGGCGACTTCGTGGCCGCCACCGGCACCGTGATCCGCTCCCGCCGCGGCGAGCTCTCCGTCATGGTGACCTCCTGGCAGATGGCCTCCAAGGCCCTGCGGCCGTTGCCCAATCTCTACGAGGGGTCCGAGCTCAGCGAGGAGACCCGCGTCCGGCAGCGCTACCTGGACCTGCTCGTGCGCCAGGAGGCGCGCGACGTGGTCCACAAGCGGGCCGCGATCATCTCCGCGGTGCGCCGCACGCTCGAGGACGAGGGGTACATCGAGATCGAGACCCCCGTGCTGCAGCTCGTGCACGGCGGCGCCACGGCCCGTCCGTTCGCCACGCACCTCAACGCGTTCGATCAGGACATGACCCTGCGCATCGCCACGGAGCTCTACCTCAAGCGCGCCGTCGTGGGCGGGGTGGAGCGGGTCTTCGAGATCGGGCGGGTGTTCCGCAACGAGGGCGTGGACTCCACGCACTCCCCGGAGTTCACCACCCTGGAGGTCTACGAGGCCTGGGGCGATCAGTTCTCGCAGGCCGAGCTCATGCAGCGCATGATCGTGGCCGCCGCCGACGCCCTGGGGGTCGACGGTCCGCTGCGCACCGCCAAGGGCGAGATCGACCTGCGCGGCGAGTGGCCGTGGCTGAGCGTCTACCCGGGGCTCTCGGAGGCCGTGGGACAGGAGATCACGCCCGAGACCCCCGCCGAGGGGCTGCGGGCGATCGCCGCCGAGCACGACGTCTCGGTGGATCCCGCCTGGGGTGCCGAGAAGCTCGTGATCGAGCTCTTCGGAGAGATCGTGGAGCCCACGCTGATCCAGCCCACGTTCGTGTGCGACTACCCGCCGGCGGCCCAGCCGCTGGCCCGGCCGCACCGCGACAAGCCGGACGTCATCGAGGCCTGGGACCTGATCATCGGCGGCATGGAGCGCGGCACCGCGTTCTCCGAGCTGATCGACCCGGTGGTGCAGCGTGAGCGGCTCACCGAGCAGTCCCGCCTGGCCGCGGCCGGCGACGACGAGGCCATGCAGCTCGATGAGGACTTCCTGCGCGCCCTCGAGCACGGCGCCCCGCCCATGGGCGGACTGGGGCTGGGCCTGGACCGTCTGATCATGCTCTTCACGGATCTGGGCATCCGCGACACGATCCTGTTCCCCTTGATGAAGCCCGAGAAGGACTGA
- a CDS encoding histone-like nucleoid-structuring protein Lsr2, with product MAQTVKIILEDDLDGGPADETVRFGLDGAQYEIDLSSANADKLRAAIRPYVGKARRAQAKQAGRPAAKSSGTRANPDTPKIRAWAKENNYNVSDRGRIHQEVQDAYYAAHK from the coding sequence ATGGCGCAGACCGTGAAGATCATTCTCGAGGACGACCTGGACGGCGGCCCCGCGGACGAGACCGTCCGCTTCGGCCTGGACGGCGCGCAGTACGAGATCGACCTCTCCTCCGCCAACGCGGACAAGCTGCGCGCGGCCATCCGCCCGTACGTGGGCAAGGCCCGCCGGGCTCAGGCCAAGCAGGCCGGCCGCCCCGCTGCGAAGTCCTCGGGCACCCGCGCCAATCCGGACACCCCCAAGATCCGTGCCTGGGCGAAGGAGAACAACTACAACGTCTCCGATCGCGGCCGCATCCACCAGGAGGTCCAGGACGCGTACTACGCCGCTCACAAGTGA
- a CDS encoding PH domain-containing protein, with the protein MTHEPDGAPRLRADDPATLPAPGPQDGQWNGLDPRYIRVRVISEVIGYLIFAAAVGWPLVLKLVGVWGEASWWAVLPWPLGVAVLCLVQVLLTPRRVRSYGYREDADDFMVRKGLLVRTLVVVPYGRMQYVDVSSGPILRMFGLSSITLHTASAETDAELPGITAEEARRLRERLTERGEARLIEL; encoded by the coding sequence ATGACCCATGAGCCCGACGGCGCTCCGAGGCTGCGCGCTGATGATCCTGCCACCCTGCCGGCCCCCGGCCCCCAGGACGGACAGTGGAATGGGCTGGACCCCAGGTACATCCGAGTGCGCGTGATCTCGGAGGTGATCGGCTATCTGATCTTCGCGGCGGCGGTGGGCTGGCCGCTCGTGCTCAAACTCGTGGGCGTGTGGGGCGAGGCCTCGTGGTGGGCCGTGCTGCCGTGGCCCCTCGGGGTCGCGGTGCTGTGCCTCGTGCAGGTCCTGCTGACCCCGCGGCGCGTACGCTCCTACGGCTACCGCGAGGACGCGGATGACTTCATGGTCCGCAAGGGCCTTCTGGTCCGCACGCTGGTCGTGGTGCCCTACGGCCGCATGCAGTACGTGGACGTCAGCAGCGGACCGATCCTGCGGATGTTCGGGCTGTCGTCGATCACCCTGCACACAGCCTCGGCGGAGACCGACGCCGAGCTGCCGGGGATCACCGCCGAAGAGGCCAGGCGGCTGCGCGAGAGGCTCACCGAGCGCGGGGAAGCCCGCCTGATCGAGCTGTGA
- the folE gene encoding GTP cyclohydrolase I FolE: protein MQQQDHHEVGGGPGDLAPVDQPRIRDAVREILSAIGEDPDREGLRETPDRVARAYAEMFSGLAQDPSEVLSASFDIGHSELVLVKDISFYSTCEHHLVPFHGSAHVGYIPGPSGRVTGLSKIARLVEVYARRPQVQERLTTQIADALMDELSAAGAIVVVQCEHLCMSMRGVRKPGASTVTSAVRGQLREPATRSEAMSLILGG from the coding sequence ATGCAGCAGCAGGACCACCACGAGGTCGGCGGCGGCCCCGGCGATCTAGCCCCGGTCGATCAGCCGCGCATCCGGGACGCGGTCCGGGAGATCCTGTCCGCGATCGGGGAGGACCCCGATCGCGAGGGCCTGAGAGAGACCCCGGACCGGGTGGCCCGCGCCTATGCCGAGATGTTCTCCGGGCTCGCCCAGGATCCGTCGGAGGTGCTCAGCGCCTCCTTCGACATCGGGCACTCCGAGCTGGTGCTGGTCAAGGACATCTCGTTCTACTCGACCTGCGAGCACCACCTCGTGCCCTTCCACGGCAGCGCGCACGTGGGCTACATCCCAGGGCCCTCGGGCCGGGTCACGGGCCTGTCCAAGATCGCCCGGCTCGTGGAGGTCTACGCCCGCCGCCCGCAGGTCCAGGAACGGCTGACCACCCAGATCGCCGACGCCCTCATGGACGAGCTCAGCGCCGCCGGGGCGATCGTGGTGGTGCAGTGCGAGCACCTGTGCATGTCCATGCGCGGCGTGCGCAAGCCCGGCGCGTCCACCGTGACCTCCGCGGTGCGCGGCCAGCTGCGCGAGCCCGCCACCCGCTCCGAGGCCATGAGCCTGATCCTGGGAGGCTGA
- the folB gene encoding dihydroneopterin aldolase, with protein sequence MSADRIALSGLTAVGHHGVFDHERRDGQEFSVDLVLHLDLRPAGSSDELTRTVHYGEVAEAVHEEIVGPPVDLIEALAERIAARLLREQALLEAVEVTVHKPHAPIEVAFRDVAVTVLRGRS encoded by the coding sequence ATGAGCGCAGATCGGATCGCGCTGAGCGGACTCACCGCGGTGGGCCATCACGGGGTGTTCGACCACGAGCGCCGCGACGGCCAGGAGTTCTCGGTCGACCTGGTGCTGCACCTGGACCTGCGTCCTGCGGGCAGCTCGGACGAGCTGACCCGCACCGTGCACTACGGAGAGGTCGCCGAGGCCGTCCACGAGGAGATCGTCGGCCCGCCGGTGGATCTCATCGAGGCTCTGGCCGAGCGGATCGCGGCCCGGCTGCTGCGGGAGCAGGCCCTTCTGGAGGCTGTCGAGGTCACCGTGCACAAGCCGCACGCCCCGATCGAGGTGGCCTTCCGGGACGTGGCCGTGACGGTGCTGAGGGGGCGGTCCTGA
- the folP gene encoding dihydropteroate synthase, giving the protein MQPTPPEAVAPQPAAVRRELGWGDWAGLPSGRTLVMGILNVTPDSFSDGGRHDSHQAAIAHGHELASQGADLIDVGGESTRPGSQRVDPEEERRRILPVIRELSDAGIVLSVDTFNPSTAEAALDAGAHCVNDVSGVAVRDGMVPLVAERQAPYICMHSRGTPGTMDSLAVYDDLVGDVLREIHEVAQRFLDAGLDPSKLVLDPGLGFAKGGRQDWQLLEALPRFVATGYPILVAASRKRFIGHLLGNGTEPRPADQRDIATAAISALSADRGAWAVRVHDVASSVDAIAVAGAWNRPVGKEGIA; this is encoded by the coding sequence ATGCAGCCCACCCCTCCGGAGGCCGTCGCCCCGCAGCCCGCTGCCGTCCGCCGCGAGCTGGGCTGGGGGGACTGGGCGGGGCTGCCCTCCGGTCGCACGCTCGTCATGGGCATCCTCAACGTCACGCCGGACTCCTTCTCCGACGGCGGCCGGCACGACTCCCACCAGGCCGCGATCGCCCACGGGCACGAGCTCGCCTCCCAGGGCGCGGATCTGATCGACGTCGGCGGCGAGTCCACCCGCCCCGGTTCGCAGCGCGTGGATCCGGAGGAGGAGCGCCGGCGCATCCTGCCGGTGATCCGCGAGCTGTCGGATGCCGGAATCGTGCTGTCCGTGGACACCTTCAACCCGTCGACCGCAGAGGCCGCCCTGGACGCCGGGGCGCACTGCGTCAACGACGTCTCCGGCGTGGCTGTGCGCGACGGGATGGTCCCGCTGGTCGCCGAGCGGCAGGCACCGTACATCTGCATGCACTCCCGCGGCACCCCCGGGACCATGGACTCGCTGGCGGTCTACGACGACCTCGTGGGCGATGTGCTGCGCGAGATCCATGAGGTCGCCCAGCGCTTCCTCGATGCCGGGTTGGATCCCTCCAAGCTCGTGCTGGATCCGGGGCTCGGCTTCGCCAAGGGAGGGCGGCAGGACTGGCAGCTGCTGGAGGCCCTGCCGCGGTTCGTGGCCACCGGCTATCCGATCCTGGTGGCGGCCTCGCGCAAGCGCTTCATCGGCCATCTGCTCGGCAACGGCACCGAGCCGCGTCCAGCGGATCAGCGAGATATCGCCACGGCGGCCATCTCGGCGCTGTCGGCCGATCGCGGGGCGTGGGCGGTGCGCGTGCACGACGTTGCCTCGAGCGTCGACGCCATCGCCGTGGCCGGGGCCTGGAACCGCCCCGTCGGCAAGGAGGGGATCGCATGA
- a CDS encoding PH domain-containing protein: MSDRSPAQHSEAQPTGASPAAEAHQPDSAEDWHRLHPLSPLIRGWIVVLAVLGVLLSNVMDGFFRGDGPGLNDSAEGLPGWASMLEGTVLWLVLLLVGALVVVGLLVVVALFSLVAWWFTTYQITDTHVRLRQGALARQERQTRLDRVQALDIRRPLGARIFGLAELSFEVADAGESAVVLRYLTHAHARRLRSQLLSRSRPQPEAPAEAGDAEAALPWARAAVPAAAQDHGAEQLLLRVPVSRVLLSWALSPSMVMLLVVGAAALAALIFFPEFMGAAFAGWIPVVVGLVVSLFQRLEKTWGFSAYRTDSGLRLRYGLLSTVSQTVPTGRIQALKVNRPMLWRRPGWSRVAINVAGYGDPAEEMNGSGRTTLIPVATDEHLAIMLAEALGADESREAFETARYGLTADLVEDPESRFTISPRRAARISWVVRRRRGFAVTRREVVTIDGRLSRTACLVPHGKIQSMEISRGPLARWLDLSDVSLHSIQGPVSPMIMAMDREVAERFVSEQSLRAHERHTLVGARG; this comes from the coding sequence ATGTCCGATCGCAGCCCTGCGCAGCATTCGGAGGCCCAGCCGACGGGCGCCTCCCCGGCGGCGGAGGCGCATCAGCCGGACTCGGCCGAGGACTGGCACCGCCTCCACCCGCTCTCGCCGCTGATACGCGGCTGGATCGTGGTGCTCGCGGTCCTGGGAGTGCTGCTGTCCAACGTCATGGACGGCTTCTTCCGCGGCGACGGCCCCGGTCTCAACGACTCCGCGGAGGGCCTGCCGGGCTGGGCCTCGATGCTCGAGGGCACCGTCCTGTGGCTCGTGCTGCTGCTGGTGGGTGCGCTCGTCGTCGTGGGCCTGCTGGTGGTCGTGGCACTGTTCTCGCTGGTCGCCTGGTGGTTCACCACGTATCAGATCACCGACACCCACGTGCGCCTGCGCCAGGGCGCCCTGGCCCGCCAGGAGCGCCAGACCCGCCTGGATCGCGTCCAGGCCCTCGACATCCGGCGGCCCCTGGGCGCGCGGATCTTCGGCCTGGCCGAGCTGAGCTTCGAGGTCGCCGATGCCGGCGAGTCGGCCGTCGTGCTGCGCTACCTGACCCATGCCCACGCACGACGGCTGCGCTCCCAGCTGCTCTCGCGCAGCCGTCCGCAGCCGGAGGCCCCTGCGGAGGCCGGCGATGCCGAGGCGGCGCTGCCCTGGGCGCGAGCCGCTGTCCCGGCCGCGGCTCAGGACCACGGCGCAGAGCAGCTGCTGCTGCGCGTTCCCGTGAGCCGCGTCCTGCTGTCCTGGGCCCTGAGCCCGTCCATGGTGATGCTCCTGGTCGTCGGGGCGGCGGCGCTCGCGGCGCTGATCTTCTTCCCCGAGTTCATGGGCGCGGCCTTCGCGGGCTGGATCCCGGTCGTCGTGGGACTGGTGGTCTCGCTTTTCCAGCGCCTCGAGAAGACCTGGGGCTTCAGCGCCTACCGCACCGACAGCGGTCTGCGGCTGCGCTACGGGCTGCTCAGCACGGTCTCCCAGACCGTGCCCACGGGCCGGATCCAGGCGCTGAAGGTGAACCGCCCCATGCTGTGGCGGCGCCCGGGCTGGAGCCGCGTGGCGATCAACGTGGCCGGTTACGGCGATCCCGCCGAGGAGATGAACGGCTCGGGGCGCACCACGCTGATCCCGGTGGCGACCGACGAGCACCTGGCGATCATGCTCGCCGAGGCGCTGGGCGCCGACGAGTCGCGCGAGGCCTTCGAGACGGCGCGCTACGGCCTCACGGCCGATCTCGTGGAGGATCCCGAGTCCCGGTTCACGATCTCGCCGCGCCGAGCGGCGCGCATCTCCTGGGTCGTGCGCCGTCGTCGGGGCTTCGCGGTGACGCGGCGTGAGGTCGTCACGATCGACGGCAGGCTCTCCCGCACCGCCTGCCTGGTCCCGCACGGGAAGATCCAGTCGATGGAGATCTCGCGAGGGCCGCTGGCGCGCTGGCTGGATCTCTCGGACGTCAGCCTGCATTCGATCCAGGGACCGGTCAGCCCCATGATCATGGCCATGGACCGGGAGGTCGCCGAGCGCTTCGTGTCCGAGCAGTCGCTGCGGGCGCATGAGAGGCACACCCTCGTGGGCGCCAGGGGCTGA
- the panC gene encoding pantoate--beta-alanine ligase yields MSEAANRPGRLGVGVIGAGRVGAVLGAALRAAGHGVVGVAAVSEASRERAELLLPEVPILTPQQIVERAELVLLAVPDDELADLVSGLAATGHWQAGQLVAHTAGRWGVEVLEPARQAGAIGLAIHPSMTFTGLSLDLPRLSGCAFGVTAPAAVLPIAQALVMEMGGEPVVIAEADRPIYHAALAHGANHLTTITGQALQLLGELGLEQPERVLGPLARATLDNALSAGESALTGPVARGDAGTLAEHRQTLAEHALGTGQQDIDRAYRALAALTADRARDRGMLTEAQHAQVLEALDLSRSEGSGSAHAAVGQGAAALGGFPAADASAPRGSAESSDPVVVREPEKLRAAVRREVARRGAQLSIGFVPTMGALHEGHAHLVRRAREENDLVIVSIFVNPLQFGPNEDFERYPSDLEADLELLGGLGVDLVFAPGLQDMYPGGDPLVTVSSGRLGTVLDGASRPGHFDGVVTVVNKLLSLVSGRTEQPLRAYFGQKDAQQLLIVQRMVRDTNLDVEIRPVPIVRAPDGLALSSRNAYLDDDERRAGLVLSRTLGELALGEIDLPEARRRIDEEPIGTGRTVELDYLVVVEPETLSEIPPRPGALALVAARVGTTRLIDNREIEAAPRP; encoded by the coding sequence GTGAGCGAAGCCGCCAACCGCCCCGGGCGCCTGGGAGTCGGCGTGATCGGCGCCGGGCGAGTGGGGGCGGTGCTGGGAGCCGCGCTGCGTGCCGCCGGGCACGGGGTGGTGGGGGTCGCCGCCGTCTCGGAGGCCTCCCGGGAGCGTGCCGAGCTGCTGCTGCCCGAGGTCCCGATCCTCACCCCGCAGCAGATCGTGGAGCGCGCGGAGCTCGTGCTGCTGGCCGTTCCCGACGATGAGCTGGCCGACCTGGTGAGCGGACTGGCCGCCACCGGGCACTGGCAGGCCGGGCAGCTCGTGGCCCACACCGCCGGCCGCTGGGGCGTGGAGGTCCTGGAGCCGGCGCGGCAGGCCGGAGCCATCGGGCTGGCGATCCACCCGTCCATGACGTTCACCGGGCTGAGTCTGGACCTGCCGCGGCTCAGCGGCTGCGCGTTCGGCGTCACCGCCCCGGCGGCGGTGCTGCCCATCGCGCAGGCGCTGGTCATGGAGATGGGCGGCGAGCCCGTGGTCATCGCCGAGGCCGACCGCCCGATCTACCACGCGGCCCTCGCCCACGGCGCCAACCACCTCACCACGATCACCGGCCAGGCCCTGCAGCTGCTGGGCGAGCTGGGACTCGAGCAGCCGGAGCGCGTGCTCGGACCCCTGGCGCGGGCCACCCTGGACAATGCGCTGTCGGCAGGGGAGTCGGCGCTGACCGGCCCGGTGGCCCGCGGCGACGCCGGCACATTGGCCGAGCACCGCCAGACCCTTGCCGAGCACGCCCTGGGCACCGGTCAGCAGGACATCGACCGGGCCTACCGGGCGCTTGCGGCCCTGACGGCTGACCGAGCCCGGGACCGCGGCATGCTCACCGAGGCCCAGCACGCGCAGGTCCTCGAGGCGCTGGACCTGAGCCGGAGCGAGGGATCCGGCAGCGCCCACGCGGCCGTCGGGCAGGGCGCCGCCGCTCTCGGCGGCTTCCCCGCGGCCGATGCCTCGGCGCCGCGCGGTTCCGCGGAATCGTCGGACCCCGTCGTGGTGCGCGAGCCGGAGAAGCTGCGCGCCGCCGTGCGGCGGGAGGTCGCCCGGCGGGGAGCGCAGCTGTCCATCGGCTTCGTGCCGACCATGGGCGCGCTGCACGAGGGGCACGCGCACCTGGTGCGCCGGGCCCGCGAGGAGAACGACCTGGTGATCGTCTCCATCTTCGTGAACCCGCTGCAGTTCGGACCGAACGAGGACTTCGAGCGCTACCCGTCGGACCTGGAGGCAGACCTGGAGCTGCTCGGGGGGCTGGGCGTCGATCTGGTCTTCGCTCCCGGCCTCCAGGACATGTACCCGGGCGGGGACCCGCTGGTGACCGTGAGCTCGGGGCGGCTCGGGACGGTGCTGGACGGAGCCTCGCGCCCCGGCCACTTCGACGGCGTGGTCACCGTCGTCAACAAGCTGCTGAGCCTGGTCTCAGGACGCACGGAGCAGCCGCTGCGGGCTTACTTCGGGCAGAAGGACGCCCAGCAGCTGCTGATCGTGCAGCGCATGGTCCGCGACACGAACCTGGACGTCGAGATCCGGCCGGTCCCGATCGTGCGGGCCCCGGACGGGCTCGCGCTGTCGTCGCGCAACGCGTACCTGGACGACGACGAGCGTCGGGCCGGGCTCGTGCTCTCCCGCACGCTGGGGGAGCTCGCCCTCGGGGAGATCGACCTGCCGGAGGCCCGCCGTCGGATCGACGAGGAGCCGATCGGCACCGGGCGCACGGTGGAGCTCGACTACCTCGTGGTCGTGGAGCCTGAGACCCTGAGCGAGATCCCGCCGCGCCCCGGAGCCCTGGCCCTGGTGGCGGCGCGGGTGGGGACCACGCGGCTGATCGACAACCGGGAGATCGAGGCGGCGCCGCGTCCGTGA
- the folK gene encoding 2-amino-4-hydroxy-6-hydroxymethyldihydropteridine diphosphokinase has protein sequence MPRALIGMGSNLGDRGQLLRSAAEQLRAAPGVSVEAVSPIAITDPVGGPPGQPQFLNGVVRLSTELSPRELLALCQRIEADHDRVRLERWGPRTLDLDIIDFDGAVMDDPELTIPHPRAHERAFVLFPWALLEPQAELAGSRIAELAAQASDARGVRAQTFRLEDAPGEDETADD, from the coding sequence ATGCCGCGGGCGCTGATCGGCATGGGCTCCAACCTCGGGGACCGCGGGCAGCTGCTGCGCTCGGCGGCCGAGCAGCTGCGCGCCGCCCCCGGGGTGAGCGTGGAGGCGGTCTCCCCGATCGCGATCACCGATCCGGTGGGCGGGCCGCCCGGCCAGCCGCAGTTCCTCAACGGCGTGGTGCGGCTGAGCACCGAGCTCTCGCCCAGGGAACTGCTCGCACTGTGCCAGCGCATCGAGGCGGATCACGACCGCGTGCGCCTGGAGCGGTGGGGTCCGCGCACCCTGGATCTGGACATCATCGACTTCGACGGCGCGGTGATGGATGATCCCGAGCTGACCATCCCGCACCCGCGGGCCCACGAGAGGGCCTTCGTGCTCTTCCCCTGGGCGCTGCTCGAGCCCCAGGCCGAGCTCGCCGGGAGCAGGATCGCCGAGCTGGCGGCGCAGGCCTCGGATGCCCGGGGCGTACGGGCGCAGACCTTCCGCCTGGAGGACGCCCCCGGCGAGGACGAGACCGCGGACGACTGA
- a CDS encoding DUF3180 domain-containing protein produces MVKGLTVRLLAVLAAVAFMGGWIAQLVSESLHGPLLALPVASGIALLVFAAILLVAGLRVRRLRDGDREIRMDRTWGTVIAALAQAVAVLGALCLGWHAMLAVDQAALISLRTDQGPLWRCLFQVGVGVALAVVGWIVERFCRIPPEDPDAEADGAAERGRGRTAEEGGLARWRD; encoded by the coding sequence ATGGTGAAGGGGCTGACGGTGCGGCTGCTCGCGGTGCTCGCGGCGGTCGCCTTCATGGGCGGCTGGATCGCCCAGCTGGTCTCCGAGAGCCTGCACGGGCCCCTGCTGGCCCTGCCGGTGGCCTCCGGGATCGCGCTGCTGGTCTTCGCCGCGATCCTGCTGGTCGCCGGACTGCGCGTGCGCAGGCTGCGCGACGGCGACCGCGAGATCCGCATGGACCGCACCTGGGGCACCGTGATCGCCGCCCTGGCGCAGGCCGTGGCCGTGCTGGGCGCCCTGTGCCTGGGCTGGCACGCCATGCTCGCTGTGGACCAGGCCGCGCTGATCTCCCTGCGCACGGATCAGGGGCCGCTGTGGCGCTGCCTGTTCCAGGTGGGCGTGGGGGTCGCGTTGGCCGTCGTCGGGTGGATCGTCGAGCGCTTCTGCCGCATCCCGCCGGAGGACCCGGACGCGGAGGCCGACGGCGCCGCCGAGCGCGGTCGGGGCCGCACGGCCGAGGAGGGCGGGCTCGCCCGCTGGCGCGACTGA